A stretch of DNA from Desulfosarcina ovata subsp. ovata:
AGACATATCCCAGAAAAGGGCTGTTTGTCTCCGTCGGTTCCACCGGGGGAAAACGGTTGTTTGATGGGGCCATTTTGAGTGTCCGCTATTTCATGGATGCGCTGTATATGGAGTTGTGGCAGTCATTGGTTTTTCGCCATATCGAAAGCGAGGGGGATATTCTGGAGCATCCGGACATGCTGAAAGATGCCTATGACGCGGGGATTGCCTTGGCCCGGGAGTTAGGTTGCCGGAAATAAATAATTCCCCCATCCTGCTTGTCTTTGCGCCCGTCTACCGTGTTGCCGCCACTCGCACATATTCCCTGATATGCACGGGTGGCGGCGCCTTGTAGACGACCCCAGATCCGGCGCGATCTGGGGGAATTATTTATTTCCGGCAACCTTATCGAATGGTGGGGGATTGCAGGACCCTGCCTGAACTGACGAAAATTGGGATTCGAGGACGAGAGGAGTTTACAATGATCTTGGAAACCGTTCATACCGATCGCGCCCCGGCCGCCATCGGCCCTTATTCTCAGGCCATTGTGGCTCCGCCGTTTGTTTTTGTCAGCGGGCAGCTGGGCATGGACCCGGCCACCGGTGAACTGGTGGGGGACGATCTGGAGAGCCAGGCCCGCCAGGCCCTGGAAAACCTCAAGCAGATTCTGCTGGCTGCCGGCAGCAGCCTGGAGAAGACCACCGTCGTGGAGGTGTTTTTGACCGATATGGGTAGGTTTGCCGATTTCAATGCCATCTATGGCGAGTATTTTTCCGCACACCGGCCGGCTCGCGCCGCCATCGAGGTCAGCGCCCTGCCCAAGGGGGCATGCGTGGAGATCAAATGCACGGCCGCGGTGGAATAATCCCGACGACTGTATCGACGACCCGGTTTCCAAATGCCAAATCAAGGCCGTAGCGCCCTGTTTAACATCTGGGTGGGCACTATGTATCGTTGTCCGGAAACATCGTCGCCTGGGCAAAGGCCATAGCGAAGTCAGACTGGGTGGCCAGCTCCAGATAGCGCAGGCGGCGGCACAGGTCGCGTGCCTCGACGCGCAGTTTGCGGTCCAAAAGGGCCATGACCACCCCGACGCCGGCCAGGTTGTCTTTGGCCACGACCCGGCTTTGGGCCACGGCCGGTGGCAGCATGCCGATGGCAAGGGCGTTTTCCCAGTTGAAATGGGCGCCGAACGCACCGGTAAGTACCGTGCGGTCGATGCGGTCGATGCCCGCTTTGCGCATGAGAAACTCGATTCCCACGGAGAGCGCCCCCTTGGCCAGCTGGATCTGGCGGATGTCTTTCAGGGTCATCGAAATATCGCTGCCGGTGGCACTCTGCTCTCGGGGCACGAGGGTATAGGTACGCCCGACGCCCTTCTCGTCGCGTTCCACCTGATCGCTGGTTTCATCCAGCCGGCCGCTGGGCAGAATGACCCCGATTTGCCGCATGCTGGCGATGGCATCGATGATTCCCGATCCGCAGATGCCCAAGGGCCGGTTTTTGCCTTCTTCTCCCAAAACCTCATAGTTGATCCGCCGGCCGGTATCCTCGGCCCACACGCGGTGGATGGCACCGGTTACGGCGCGTATGCCGCAGGAGATCTGGGCCCCTTCGAGGGCCGGACCGGTGGCGCAACTGGTGACCCACAGGCCGTCCCGATTGCCCAGCGCCAACTCGCCGTTGGTGCCGATATCCACGATTAGGGTGACCTCGTCCCGCTCATGGGGCCGATCGGCCAGAATGGCCGCCATGGTATCCCCGCCCACAAAGCCGGATACCACCGGCATGAGAAGAACGGGTACGGCGGGGTCGCTACCCAGACCCAGATCACCGGCGCTGAACACCGGTGGGGTCAGTATCAGGGGAAAGTAGGGAAATGCGCCCAGACCATGGGGGTGCAAGCCGGCGACCACCTGTTGCATGGTGGTGTTGCCGCAGATCGCGATTTCATCGATTTCATCGATGCGGACCCCGATCTGCTTCACACAGCGCTGCATGAGAAAATTGATTGCCTCGGCGGCCAGGCGTTGAAACTGATCCAGGTAAATATCCTTTTCGTTGATGCGGCAGATGCGGCTGATGACGTCCTCGCCAAAGCGCCGCTGGGGATTGACACAGGCATCGGCCGCCAGCAGTTCGCCGGTGACCAGGTTGCACAGGTAGCCGGCCACCGACGTGGTGCCCAGATCCACGGCAAAGCCGAGGCTGGTGGTCTGCTCGCCTTCGAGAATGCGGCGCATGCCGGCCTCTTCGTGCAGAACCAGGGTAAACCCTTTCAGGTTTCCCCGGTATCGGCCCAGCTGGCGCAGGGCGGCGACATCGATGGTGGTGGCCAGCGACTCCCCGGCCTTGTTGGAAATCCAGTCCAGCAAGCTTTCCGGGAGGTTGTCGCTTTTCACACCCGGAGACGGGGATGCCACGGTCAGGCGCCGGATCATCGGATCCACCGGATAGCTGCCGCTGATGCCGGTTTTGCCCCGGGTTTCGGCGCTTTCGGCAAGGGTGTCGGGGATGGTGACGGTTCCTTCCCCGGTGGCCCGGGCCTGGCAGGCCAGGCGGGAGCCGTCGGCCAGTTGCTCCGGGGTGAGCATTTTCAGCTCGGCCGGCGTAAGGGACGAGAAATTTTCGGCCGGATCGACCAGAACCCGGCACTTTCCGCAAACCCCGCTGCCACCACAATCGGCACGGATGTCAATCCCGTTGTCGGCGGCCAGCTCATGGAGCGTGCGGTTGGCCAGCAGGGGCAACCGTAGGCCGGACGGTTCGAAGGTGACGATCGGCTGGGGTGCCTTCCGGTCCGATTCTTTCAGGGGGCTGTCCGTTTCCGGCCTGCGGGGTTCGGCCACCATGAATCCATTGCCGCGATTGGGCTTGACCTGTCCGTCGAGGGTCAGCCAACCGCTGCTGCGCGTCGGCAGTTCAGCGGAAAGAAAGGGTGAGCGGATGTCCAGTTGCTCGCCGACCACGCGCCACTGGATGCCGTTGTAAGGGACAAAGGCCGACTCGCCGTCGGCCCGGCAGCGTGCGGCGATGCCCCCGGTTGCCGTGCTGCCGTAAATCTCCACCAGATTTACTCCGGTGGCGTTGAGGAAGTCCGCGTTGTCGGACTTGGCCAGCGGCTCGCCTGCGGAAAATCCCAAACGCAGGGCTCCCTCTGCCGGCCAGGCCGCTTTGAGGTCGCGGTAATGCTCCGGTACACTCACCAGGATCGTGGGCTGGGCATCGGCAAATTGACGACCCAGCGTGTCGGTTGAATTCGGGTGCCCGGCCACCACGCGGGCCGAAACCGTCAGCGGGAGCAGCAGGGAAAAGAGCAGGCCATAGCCACCAAGGGCCGGGATCGTCGCCAGGATACGATCGTTGCTGCCGATTTTATACCTGTCGCTCAGATACGCCGTTTCGGCAAGCAGGTTGCGCGGTGTTTTGGACCACAGGCGAGTTTCACCGGAAGGGTTTTTGCCGGACAGATGGACCCAGGTACGATCGGGGTCCGGGTCATTCCTGCCAGCCAGGCTTTCCGTTTCGTCGGATAGAGTGGTCACATCAATGGGTTTGACCCCCTCCGGCAGGGGATCGCCGGTGGGGCAGATGGCACGGTCAAAACCGGCCTGAGCGTGCATTTCGTCCAGGGGGGTTGGCGAAAGATCGTGGGGGATGAACAGGTCCGGACCGCCCGCCAGGGTGGCCAGGAGCGTTGCGGCCATTACAGCGCGGTCGTCCGTGCAGAGGCAGACCGGCGCGCTGCCGGTGTCTTTGTCGAAGCAGGCTTTGATCCGGCGCGCCATTTTATAAAGGCCGTCATAGTTCACCCCGGGCATGGTGAATGCCTGGCCGGGCCGCGAAGGGCCGGCCAGGAGCCCGGCGATCATGATTGAAATCGTGTCTTTTCCCGCTGGTCTTGCTTTCGCTGGTGACATTTCAGATGCTTGTTCCTTCTTTATGTTCGATCAAACGGTCCTTTGGAGCAAAGTTCGCTGTTAATACACCACAGGATCAGGGTCAAGGTATTGTGAGTAAATGATCAGAGTGACCGCATTTGGTTTTCGCATCCCTTTCCTCCTGAACCTAGCGCCTTTGAAGGTTAAATACCAATACCAAATGCCAAATGGTGGTATTCTGTTCATTTATAATCGATAGGATCCTTCAATTGACATTTGGATTTTTGCATTTGGTATTGATTGAATCAGGGCGATGGGTTTGCGATCACACCACCGACCAGGATACATCCAAATGCGATTGCCCTGTCGGCCATGGGGTGGCGGCTTGACACGGCGGTTGATTTTGAATAGCTTGACCATCTGTTTCGAGGCGCAGCACAACCAACCCGGAAAGGACCGATGAATGGCGTGCAGCATCAACAACCGATTGCATGAGTTTGAGATTGATGGGGGTGCTATTGCCCGTGCTGCCTCGGAAAAGCGACTTTTGACCATGGAGATCGAATTCAGCCTGCGCTGCAATTTTCACTGCCCGTATTGCTACGTTCCGACCCAGCGGGAGCTGGACATGGAACTGACCCCTGACGAGATTCGCGACGTCCTGGTCCAGGCCAGGGATTTGGGTGCCCGGCGCATCATCATCCTTGGCGGTGAGCCCAGCATTTATCCCCGGATCCGGGAGATGATCGATTTTATTCTCGATCACGGCATGGCGGTGGAGATGTTCACCAACGGCAGCGGCATCAGCGCCGATTTTGCCCAATGGCTCCACGCGCGCCGGGTTCGGGTGGTCTTGAAAATGAACACCTTCGACCCGGCGCTGCAGGATCGCCTGGCCGGCCGCGAGGGTGCCGCCGGTTTGATCGCCTCTGCCCTGAAACACTTGAAAACGGCGGGTTATCCTTCCGGCGAGGCCTTCCTGGCGATCAGCACCATCATCTGCCGTCCCAATCTTTCCGAACTGCCCCGGATGTGGTGTTGGTTGCGCGATCAGGGCATCGCGCCCTATTTCGAAATCATTACCCCCCAAGGCAGTGCCAACCAGAACCCGTGGCTTTCCGTGGATCCGACGACCCTCAAGGGGGTCTTTGAAACACTTTGCGGAATCGACCGGGAGCGTTATGGCCGGTCATGGGAAATTCAGCCGCCGCTGGTGGGCAATCGCTGTTTGCGCCACCAATTTTCCTGTCTGGTAACCGCCAGTGGCAACGTGACGCCTTGTGTTGGCGTTACCCTGCCAATTGGCAATATCCGCAGTCACACATTACAACAGATCATTCAGTCCAGCCCGGTTCTCGATGATTTACGCAACTACCGCCAGACGATCAAAGGCCCCTGCCGCAATTGTGAGAAAGCCGATGGATGCTATGGATGCCGCGGCGCCGCCTACCAGATCACCGGCGACTACCTGGCGTCCGACCCCCTGTGCTGGCGCTGTCATTCCCATGAAGATTGACGATCCGTTCATGCCCGATATCACTCTCCCCACCATTCGGTTTCGTTCGCGTGCCATGCTGGGTGTGCTCGGATGTGTGGCCGTTTTTGCCTCCGCCTTCTGCTTCTACTTTTCAACCGTGGCCATCCGCTGGTCCCGGGAGGTGGTCTCCATCGATTCCGCCTATTTCGTGTTTTTCCGTTTTCTGCTCGGATTTTTCGTGGTCTGCGCGGTGATGATCCTCAAACGCGAGGGGCCCCGCCCGAAACGCTATCACCTGCTTGTCGGCCGGACCATCGGCAACTGCATTGCCGTTTTCTGCTTTTACCAGGCCGTGCGTTATACCTCCGTGGCCGAGGCCAACATCCTGAACATGACTTACCCCATTTTCGTTGCCTTCCTGTCATGGGTACTGCTGCGCGACCAGCGGGATCCGGTGACCCTGATCATGGTTGTGGTGGCATTTTCCGGGGTATGGCTGATTCTGCGACCCGAACGGATGGGGCTTGGGCTCAGCAGTCTCTGGGGCATTTTCTCAGCCATCAGTGCGGGCGGCGCCATATTTTACCTCAATCTCAGCCGGCAGCACCATGACGCCAACACCGTGCTGTTTTATATGTTCGGTCTGGGAACGGTGATAATGTTTGCCGTTTTTCACCGCAGTATCACCTGGCCCTCCGCCGCCGAATTTTACTACCTGATGATCTGCGGGGTAAGCGGAATCGCGGGGCAGTTCCTGATCACGCTGGGGTTTCGGTATGTCACGGCCGTGGAGGGCGGGGTGATCTCCTCCACCCGAATCCTGCTGGCAGCGCTGCTGGGACCCTGGCTGGCCTCCGATCCGCCGCTGGGAGTGGTCGGCTGGCTGGGCGCGCTGCTGATTTTCGGGGCCAATGTGGTGCTGACTGCCCGCAAGGGGCGTTGAGGCGCAGGCAGCGGTCCGACTGCTGAAGGCCCGCTTCCGGTGCCTTCATGGCTGATGGCCCCAGCGTTGGCGAATATTTTGGTGGTGACAGGCAACGATCAATCCAACGGTGACGATGGTCCCCGCCATTCCCGGCCCGTGTATCGCCGGGTCGGCGATGGTTCCCACAGCCAGGCAGGCCACCAGGGAAAAGGATGAGAGAAACGGTGTGCGCCATACCAGAAAGGCGCCTCCCCAGGCCAGGGCGCCGATACCGGCCCATACCGGCGCCACGATCACGGAAAAACCCAGGTAGTTGGCCACGCCTTTGCCGCCCTTGAAACGGTGAAAGCAGGGAAACCGGTTGCCCAGCACCAGGCCCAGTCCGACCCAGGGGACCGGGTCCGGGGGGAGCAGGCTTACCGCGAGAAGGGCCATCCCCATGGCGCGGGCCATGTCCAGCAGGAGAACGGCGGCAGCCCAGCCGATGCCGGCCTGTCGATAGACATTGGTGGCACCGGCGTTGCCGCTGCCGTGGCGGCGCGGATCCTCCCGGCCGCTAAACCGGAAGGCGAGGATGGAAAAATTGATCGAGCCGGCAGCATAAGCCGTCACGAACAGGATCGCAAGGAGGGGCAGGCTGTTGTTCACGACACCTCTTGATTAAATGGTGGTGCAGGCCGATATGGTAATTGTCCAAGCGCCTTCATAGCCGAAGGGGCTCGCAGTCGTCAACCCCGTCGCAGACTTGACAATCGCCCGGCAAAAGCGTTCTATTTCCGGTTGGCGGCTTTGCAACAATTTACAACCATGGGAGCAACGATGGGGCTTAAAGAACACGAGTACATCCGGCAGACACTGGAGCGCTACACCAACTGCAAACTGGAAAATTTCTGCAGTCACGTCCTGATCACCAACTTCAGGCAGTATATCAAAGCGTTTTCCGACCGCACCGGCTGCGCAATGCACGAAAACAACTTCCGGATCGTCAATGTCCCGGAACTGGACTGCACGATGATCGATTTCGGTATCGGATCGCCCCAGGCGGCGCTGGTGGTCAACGGCCTGGCCTACCTGGACAATCTCAAATCGGTGGTCATGCTGGGCATGTGCGGTGGCATCGATGACATTCTGGAGGTGGGCGATTTCGTGGTCCCCACGGCCGCCATCCGTGGTGAAGGTTGCAGCCGCCACTATTTGCCCATCGAGTTTCCGGCCCAGCCGGCCATGTCGGTCAATTTGCTGTGCATCGGTGCGGTCAAGGCGCACAAGCTCACGCCCCGTTGCGGTATCGTTTACACCACGGACCGCCGCCTGTGGGAGTTTGATGAAGATTTCGTGGATTACCTGCGCTGCCAGCGGATTCTGGCCATCGAGATGGAACTGGCCACTCTGTTTTCGGTGGCCTACCGCTACGAGGTCCCCATCGGCTCGATCATGCTGGTGTCGGACATGCCGCTGCAGCGGCGTGGGATCAAGGACAAGAAACTGCACGAGGAGATTTACAAAAACCACATGGACACGCATCTGAACATCGCCCTGGATGCGATTGCCAATCTCAAGGCCCGTTGGCCGGATGTGGAGCGTCAGCTGCACAGTGAATGGTAGGCGCATTGGTGCGGTCAAGGCCGCGCTTTCAATTACCCAAGGGAACTTGCTGAAAGACTCAGCCTGGCGGGATGACTTCCAGTTCAATTTTGGAAAAATCGTCTTTGCGCAAAGAGAGATGATAACCGCGGACCTTGATACTGACCCGTTCATCAATGCCTGAAACATTTTCCAACTCGATGATGCTGCCCGGTGTGATGTCCAGCTCCTTCAGCTTTTCCACGATGGACCCTTTTCCCTTGACGCGGATCAGGCGGGCGACCTGCCCGGACTCGAGGCTTTCCAGGGTGATGACTTCCCGTTTGGCCGCCTGGAACTGCTTCTGGCGCTTTTTCAGATCATCCAGGCATTTGGAAATGGCGTTCTCGCATCCGGAAAAAGCGTCGGCCTTTTCGCAGAACTGACGGAAACCGCCCATCCACTCCTCACCCCCGCGGGGGCAGATCTGGATGAATTCCACAAACCGTACCAGCCGGTCGATAATCGTCGGCGAAATGGCATGTTCCATCTTACAGGCACTCTCTTCCGCCTCGGCGTCATCCACGTCCAGCACCTTGGTGAAAAAATCCTTCAGAATTTCATGGCGGCGGACAATGTCACGGGCCAGGGTCTCGCCTTCGGGCGTCAGGGTGATGACATCGTAGGGGGCGTAGTTGATGTGGCCTTTTTCCGCCAGCAGTCTGAGCGCACCGGTGACCGATGCACTGTTGACCGCCATGCGAACGGCAATATCCTTGGCCCGAGCGGCTCTCTTCTCGGAAACGATATGGTAAATCGTTTCCAGGTAATCTTCCATGTTGGCGCTCAGTGGCTTGCTTTTCGGCATGGCATCACTTATGTTCGCTGAAAGGGTCGGGCAGGGCGACCGCGTTTTGTGCAACTTCTGCCGCGACCTATGGGTAAGAGATTGAATGGCAACTTTTTACGGAACCATTATTATCATGGCGGGATAGTACATGGGCAGACAAAAGCGTGTCAAGACGATTTTGGCGTTCCTAAAAATCATGGTGTGCCCATAAATCCGGTGCTGCATACCGGGTCGATTGCACCAGCCCATCCACCGAGGAGGATTCCATGACGGAAAGCAATACCCTGGATATTCTGAAAAACGCCATCTTGCTGGAAAAGCGGGGCAAGGCGTTTTATCGCATGGCGGCCGGCCAATCCACCAATGCCGACGTGAAGGCCTTTTTTGAGACCATGGCGGACGAGGAGGTCCAGCACGTCAAGATCCTTTCCGATCAGTACAAGGCGTTCAGAGAGACCGGCAAATTCAGGGCACCGGAAACCGCAAGTACCGGAACCATCAGCCGGAACGTATTGACCCCGGAGGTCAAGGCACGGATTGCTGCTGCGGATTTTGAAGCCGCGGCCATTTCGGCGGCCATGCTGATGGAAGAGCGGTCCATTGCCCTTTATTCCGGCCGCGGACAGTCTGCCCAGGATCCGGAAGAGAAAAAGCTGTACCGGTGGCTGGCCGAATGGGAAAAGGAGCATCTTGAATTTCTCGCCGCCATCGATGCGGAACTTAAGGAGCGGATCTGGAACGACAACGGCTTCTGGCCGTTCTGACCGACCCGGATGCGGATGCCCGTAAAAAAAGATCGGGCGAGGAATGCGGGGTCTGTTGTTACCAAATTTATGTTGACATTTTTTTCCACTCCGCTATTTATGCAAATTGTTCAGGTGCTCATAACGAAGCTTAATAGGGAACCCTGTGAGAATCAGGGATGGGCCCACCGCTGTGATCGGGGACGACCGCTGCAACAATGCCACTGGCCGAAAGGTCGGGAAGGCGCAGCCATTAGATTGATCCGAAAGTCAGAAGACCTGCCTGGGTAAATGAGGAAACGTTAGCGTGGACGGCAGCGTGGTCCCTCAATTGAATTTCAATCTGTGGGTAAAAAAGGGATATCCCGGATCGTATGGTTTATACGGCCCGGGATTTTTATTTTGAGGCGTAGCATGGTCGGTTGTGCCCCATCGATTTTATATTCGCTATAGTGTTTAAGATAATGTTTTTGGCAAGGCCAGAGGGAGGAAGCTGTATAAGTCATACCGCGACGACCGATAACGCCGCCCAAAAACATTATCTTGAATGCTATATTAATTACGGATCAGGAGCGTGATTAATGTTCAGAAAAAAGATCCTGTTGGTCATGTTGACCGGTTCGCTTTTATTTTCGACCGTCTTGCCGGCTATCGGCAGCGATACCGAAGCACGTATCGAACGACCGGTGCGGCAATCCATCGACACCCGTCAGGCCACGCAGGACGCCGAGGCGAAGTGGCGCCAGGACAAGGAGAAACTGACTCTTCGATTCGAAAAGTTGCAGGCAGAGCAGAAGCAGCTTGAGGCAAGCAAGGCGACCCTGGCCGGGGATCTCGAATCGACCCGGGCGAGAATTGCGGCCAAGGAAAAACAGTTGTCCGATATCGAACAGATATCCAGCCAGATCCAGCCGTTTCTGGGTGAGATGGTCGGAGTGCTGAAGGAGACCGTTGCCGGCGGCAGTCCATTCCTGCTGGCTGAGCGGGAGAAACGCATCGGCAACCTCGATCATTTGATGAACGACCCGGAAGTCTCCGTCAGCGAGAAGTACCGCAAAGTCATGGAAGCGCTGCTGGTGGAGGCGGAATACGGGTGTACCATCGAAACCTACCAGGAAAGCATTTCCGTCGACGGTCAGCGCGTATTGGTCGACATTTTTCGCCTGGGCCGGATCAGTCTTTTTTATCAGTGCCTGGATCGCCAGCATTGTGGATTTTACAATGTCGCCACCGGCGGGTGGCAGGCCCTTCCCGCCACTTACAATCCGGACATTCATGCCGCCATTGATATGGCGGCCAAACGCAAGCCGGTGGAACTGATCAATCTGCCATTGGGAAGGCTGGTGGTTAAATGAAAAAAATCGTTTTTAGCCGATTCCCGGTGCTGTTGATGGTGATCGCCATGGCGCTCCCCGCTGCCGCCGGTGACATGCGGGAACTTCAGATCCAGGCCCAGGAAGCCCGGCAAACACTGATTAGGGATGCGGCGGCGGAAAAGGCGGCTGCCGAAGCGGCGGCGGCCGAGAGCCGGGCACGGATCATGAAGGACCGGGTGTCGCTGGAAGCGGCCATTGCCGCACTTGAATCGGCCAACCGCAGTTTGGAAAAAACGGTTGACACCATGGATGCGGAATATCGTCAATTGGTCGACAGGGAAGGGCAGCTTTCCGAGAAGCTGACCCGGACGGACAGCATGATCAACGAACTGGTCGGTGTGATCCGCGTCAACGCCAAAGACGTCGACGGGTTGATCACCCAGAATCTGCAATCCGCCATGGGTGGCACCCCCCCATCGTTTCTCCAGGCGGTTGCGCAGGAGTCGCGGTTTCCCGGCATGGACGACGTCCGCGCCCTGGCCCGGGGACTGCTCGATCAGATCGAAACGACCAGTGAGGTGGCGATGCAAAAAGGGACCATCATCGACCGGGCCGGTCGGGACGTCGACGCCGATGTGCTGCTCCTGGGGCCGTTTACGGCAGCCTACCGGATCGGTGATGAAACGGGTTTTTGCAACTATTCCGCGGCCGGCAGAAAGTTGTACGCCCTTTCGCGCCTGCCCACCGGGCGCATGCAAAACCATCTCGAACGCTATATGGATGGGGAGAGCGATGTGGTTCCCATGGATATTTCCCGCGGCGGAGCGTTGCGTCAACTGACCCATGAACTCAAGCTTTGGGAACAGGTCCCCAAGGGCGGTCCGATTGTGTGGCCGATTCTGCTCATCCTGGCCGTGGGCATTCTGATCGTCATCGAACGGATTATCTTCCTGGTGCGCAAACACCTGGATGCCGATGGGCTGGTTCGCACCATTGAATCGCACTGCCTTAAGGAAGATTGGCCCGCCTGTGAAACGGTGTGTGACCGGCATGCCAATATACCGGTGGCCAGGGTGGTCAAAGCCGGGTTGACGTGCTGTGACATGCAACGGGAAGAGATGGAAAATGCGCTTCAGGAAGCCATCCTGAGGGAGATCCCACCCATGGAGCGGTTTCTCTCTACCCTGGGGATGCTGGCAGCGATCGCCCCCCTGATGGGCCTTTTGGGTACG
This window harbors:
- a CDS encoding glycerol-3-phosphate acyltransferase, whose translation is MNNSLPLLAILFVTAYAAGSINFSILAFRFSGREDPRRHGSGNAGATNVYRQAGIGWAAAVLLLDMARAMGMALLAVSLLPPDPVPWVGLGLVLGNRFPCFHRFKGGKGVANYLGFSVIVAPVWAGIGALAWGGAFLVWRTPFLSSFSLVACLAVGTIADPAIHGPGMAGTIVTVGLIVACHHQNIRQRWGHQP
- a CDS encoding radical SAM/SPASM domain-containing protein; its protein translation is MACSINNRLHEFEIDGGAIARAASEKRLLTMEIEFSLRCNFHCPYCYVPTQRELDMELTPDEIRDVLVQARDLGARRIIILGGEPSIYPRIREMIDFILDHGMAVEMFTNGSGISADFAQWLHARRVRVVLKMNTFDPALQDRLAGREGAAGLIASALKHLKTAGYPSGEAFLAISTIICRPNLSELPRMWCWLRDQGIAPYFEIITPQGSANQNPWLSVDPTTLKGVFETLCGIDRERYGRSWEIQPPLVGNRCLRHQFSCLVTASGNVTPCVGVTLPIGNIRSHTLQQIIQSSPVLDDLRNYRQTIKGPCRNCEKADGCYGCRGAAYQITGDYLASDPLCWRCHSHED
- a CDS encoding MotA/TolQ/ExbB proton channel family protein, producing MKKIVFSRFPVLLMVIAMALPAAAGDMRELQIQAQEARQTLIRDAAAEKAAAEAAAAESRARIMKDRVSLEAAIAALESANRSLEKTVDTMDAEYRQLVDREGQLSEKLTRTDSMINELVGVIRVNAKDVDGLITQNLQSAMGGTPPSFLQAVAQESRFPGMDDVRALARGLLDQIETTSEVAMQKGTIIDRAGRDVDADVLLLGPFTAAYRIGDETGFCNYSAAGRKLYALSRLPTGRMQNHLERYMDGESDVVPMDISRGGALRQLTHELKLWEQVPKGGPIVWPILLILAVGILIVIERIIFLVRKHLDADGLVRTIESHCLKEDWPACETVCDRHANIPVARVVKAGLTCCDMQREEMENALQEAILREIPPMERFLSTLGMLAAIAPLMGLLGTVTGMIDTFHVITLHGTGDPRLMSGGISEALVTTMLGLTVAIPLMLSQTLLSRAVDKKIGEMEEKAVALVNIIHKSRGKR
- a CDS encoding AMP nucleosidase, which produces MGLKEHEYIRQTLERYTNCKLENFCSHVLITNFRQYIKAFSDRTGCAMHENNFRIVNVPELDCTMIDFGIGSPQAALVVNGLAYLDNLKSVVMLGMCGGIDDILEVGDFVVPTAAIRGEGCSRHYLPIEFPAQPAMSVNLLCIGAVKAHKLTPRCGIVYTTDRRLWEFDEDFVDYLRCQRILAIEMELATLFSVAYRYEVPIGSIMLVSDMPLQRRGIKDKKLHEEIYKNHMDTHLNIALDAIANLKARWPDVERQLHSEW
- a CDS encoding DtxR family transcriptional regulator, whose translation is MPKSKPLSANMEDYLETIYHIVSEKRAARAKDIAVRMAVNSASVTGALRLLAEKGHINYAPYDVITLTPEGETLARDIVRRHEILKDFFTKVLDVDDAEAEESACKMEHAISPTIIDRLVRFVEFIQICPRGGEEWMGGFRQFCEKADAFSGCENAISKCLDDLKKRQKQFQAAKREVITLESLESGQVARLIRVKGKGSIVEKLKELDITPGSIIELENVSGIDERVSIKVRGYHLSLRKDDFSKIELEVIPPG
- a CDS encoding DMT family transporter, with the translated sequence MKIDDPFMPDITLPTIRFRSRAMLGVLGCVAVFASAFCFYFSTVAIRWSREVVSIDSAYFVFFRFLLGFFVVCAVMILKREGPRPKRYHLLVGRTIGNCIAVFCFYQAVRYTSVAEANILNMTYPIFVAFLSWVLLRDQRDPVTLIMVVVAFSGVWLILRPERMGLGLSSLWGIFSAISAGGAIFYLNLSRQHHDANTVLFYMFGLGTVIMFAVFHRSITWPSAAEFYYLMICGVSGIAGQFLITLGFRYVTAVEGGVISSTRILLAALLGPWLASDPPLGVVGWLGALLIFGANVVLTARKGR
- a CDS encoding ASKHA domain-containing protein, translating into MSPAKARPAGKDTISIMIAGLLAGPSRPGQAFTMPGVNYDGLYKMARRIKACFDKDTGSAPVCLCTDDRAVMAATLLATLAGGPDLFIPHDLSPTPLDEMHAQAGFDRAICPTGDPLPEGVKPIDVTTLSDETESLAGRNDPDPDRTWVHLSGKNPSGETRLWSKTPRNLLAETAYLSDRYKIGSNDRILATIPALGGYGLLFSLLLPLTVSARVVAGHPNSTDTLGRQFADAQPTILVSVPEHYRDLKAAWPAEGALRLGFSAGEPLAKSDNADFLNATGVNLVEIYGSTATGGIAARCRADGESAFVPYNGIQWRVVGEQLDIRSPFLSAELPTRSSGWLTLDGQVKPNRGNGFMVAEPRRPETDSPLKESDRKAPQPIVTFEPSGLRLPLLANRTLHELAADNGIDIRADCGGSGVCGKCRVLVDPAENFSSLTPAELKMLTPEQLADGSRLACQARATGEGTVTIPDTLAESAETRGKTGISGSYPVDPMIRRLTVASPSPGVKSDNLPESLLDWISNKAGESLATTIDVAALRQLGRYRGNLKGFTLVLHEEAGMRRILEGEQTTSLGFAVDLGTTSVAGYLCNLVTGELLAADACVNPQRRFGEDVISRICRINEKDIYLDQFQRLAAEAINFLMQRCVKQIGVRIDEIDEIAICGNTTMQQVVAGLHPHGLGAFPYFPLILTPPVFSAGDLGLGSDPAVPVLLMPVVSGFVGGDTMAAILADRPHERDEVTLIVDIGTNGELALGNRDGLWVTSCATGPALEGAQISCGIRAVTGAIHRVWAEDTGRRINYEVLGEEGKNRPLGICGSGIIDAIASMRQIGVILPSGRLDETSDQVERDEKGVGRTYTLVPREQSATGSDISMTLKDIRQIQLAKGALSVGIEFLMRKAGIDRIDRTVLTGAFGAHFNWENALAIGMLPPAVAQSRVVAKDNLAGVGVVMALLDRKLRVEARDLCRRLRYLELATQSDFAMAFAQATMFPDNDT
- a CDS encoding RidA family protein gives rise to the protein MILETVHTDRAPAAIGPYSQAIVAPPFVFVSGQLGMDPATGELVGDDLESQARQALENLKQILLAAGSSLEKTTVVEVFLTDMGRFADFNAIYGEYFSAHRPARAAIEVSALPKGACVEIKCTAAVE
- a CDS encoding DUF3450 domain-containing protein, producing MFRKKILLVMLTGSLLFSTVLPAIGSDTEARIERPVRQSIDTRQATQDAEAKWRQDKEKLTLRFEKLQAEQKQLEASKATLAGDLESTRARIAAKEKQLSDIEQISSQIQPFLGEMVGVLKETVAGGSPFLLAEREKRIGNLDHLMNDPEVSVSEKYRKVMEALLVEAEYGCTIETYQESISVDGQRVLVDIFRLGRISLFYQCLDRQHCGFYNVATGGWQALPATYNPDIHAAIDMAAKRKPVELINLPLGRLVVK
- a CDS encoding ferritin-like domain-containing protein; its protein translation is MTESNTLDILKNAILLEKRGKAFYRMAAGQSTNADVKAFFETMADEEVQHVKILSDQYKAFRETGKFRAPETASTGTISRNVLTPEVKARIAAADFEAAAISAAMLMEERSIALYSGRGQSAQDPEEKKLYRWLAEWEKEHLEFLAAIDAELKERIWNDNGFWPF